The following proteins come from a genomic window of Nicotiana tomentosiformis chromosome 12, ASM39032v3, whole genome shotgun sequence:
- the LOC138902859 gene encoding uncharacterized protein translates to MEKVKIIKERLETAQSRQKSYSDVCRRDLEFKEDDWRIGQVAYRLELPPEMSLVHPMFHVSVLKKIVGDSSLIVPVETIEVNEELTYEEIPISILDRKVRKLRNKEIAFVKVLWQNQQVEEATWEAEEEMKKKYPHLFE, encoded by the exons atggaaaaggttaagatcattaaggagcggttagaaactgctcagagtcgtcagaagtcctattccgATGtttgtcgtagggatttggagttcaaagaagacgattgg aggattggtcaggtggcttacaggctagaactacctccagaaatgtctttagtgcacccgatGTTCCATGTGTCCGTGTTGAAGAAGATAGTTGGAGATTCGTCacttattgttccggttgagaccattgaggttaatgaagaattgacttatgaagaaattccaattTCCATCCTTGATCGaaaagtccgaaagttgaggaacaaagagatTGCCTTCGTGAAAGTACTATGGCAGAACCAGCAAGTTGAAGAGGCCacatgggaggccgaggaagaaatgaagaagaagtaccctcatttgtttgaatag